The following is a genomic window from Nicotiana tabacum cultivar K326 chromosome 3, ASM71507v2, whole genome shotgun sequence.
GCATTTAGATAAAGTGCTTTGCAGTGACTGACGAGCAGTTAATCCTTAAATGACATCAAATGAGTTAAATGTGACAGGCTAAAAAGCATCGCACAAGCAAATTGGTTCATATATAAATGACATGATGGCCAACGGACTCTCAATTTCATATGCATGTATCCTACTAATCCAAAGGAAGAGACTGTAATATGTTATAGAGGCAGATCTATACCAGAACCACCGTCTCTGGAAATAGCAGCAGAACCTTTAATCCTCTTCTCTGATACAGGCCTCCCATCATCTGCGGTTTAATCAAAACAAATCTGTGGCTTGAGGAAAAGTAATTCCAGTTTTAACAACCGAAAGAAATCTATTCCTAACAGACCTGTCCGTAACCTCTTAGACCTTGAATTTGATTTAGCAAGCTCAATGTACAATTTGGAGTCCTTCTCAAAGTCAAAAACCATTCCCTGGACACACATTTAGAAGCAAAGAATGTTATACTCCTTTTTTGAGAATGCCTTCCTAACATCATTATCTATTTTGTTTATTCATGACCAAATACTCAATCGGATGTGAATGAAGGAAGAGATTTGTGCCTATTTATTTTATGTCTAATGCAAAATGATCTATAAAAGGTAACAGAACTATGCACTACTCTCATTCTTTTCAGTTGTTCTCCATGTTTCAGGCAAGTTCAAGTTACACGTCTAACAGAAGAGAACTAGTTCTCAAAACATAGAACATACAGGTTGagtgaaaaataagatgacattaGATGTGACCCCTCTCAGACTAAACTTCATTCAATTTTTGAGATCAGAGGCAAAGGTTCCATCTTCAACATTTTTCTTGCATTCTCAGTTTGGATTTTCCTCAGCCAAGGATCCCATTATTGCTAAGCCTCCTTCTAAGAAGCAAAACATGTGTTCATCTTTTGTATAAAGTAATAAGCACTCCTGATTAGAATCCTCACCCTTCTTTGGTATGATGTCCAAATGTAATATCTTCTTTTTTATTCATTAAGGTGGTGTTCGAGCCAGCTTGCACACCTCGACTAGTCGCACAAGGTACCTGCTACCTCTCACCAACATAGATACCAGGTAACTCTGCTCACCAAGAATTGGGCAatatgggaagaaatcacctaattTTTTGCCTCCACTAAAATTTGAACTTGAGAAATCACCTAATGTCTAGTACTCCAAAGTATGGATAGTTTACTTAcattagagaaaagaaaaagaaaaaaaaaaacactagTGGCCATACACGGATACCCGATAATCCAGAACATGGACATTGAACTAGGAAGGAAGTAAATCATTTGTTCAATAACTCACAGAATTAAAAGTTAGTATAAGAAATTGGCCTTACATTCAGTTCATACATTGCCGTAAGTGCTGAATTCTGATCTGTAAAGACTGCAAAAGCAAATGGCTGACAGGAACACAAACAATGTGTCAGACATCCTTAGCGAAACAGATATGTCAGACTCACATAATACGAGAAGAGCAAAGCTGATACTGAAACTAACTGAAAGAAGTTAAAACCATAGATCCCAATAAGCAGTAAATGTAACATAATACCTGTGAATTACTAGAAATTTGGCTACGGAGATGGGAAGATTCATATCCTGGGAATTCACGAAAAAGGTTGTAAATTTCACGAGGCTTGACATCTTCAGGGAGTCCAGCAATGAAGAGAGTTCGAACATCGTCGTACGAATGCTGAGGATAAATAGGAGAGGGTGCATATGCAGGGATGGGTGGCTGGTGAAGGTGGTGATATTGAGGAAGAGGAAGTGGCTGGACCACCACCGGCGGCGGCGGCGCGTGAAATGTGGTGCCGGGTGGCGGAGGAGGGGCTGCTGGTGGTGGAGCTTGATAATATGGGTAGTGATAATAGGGGGCTATTTCGTCCATTGGAGACACTACGAGAACTAATCAGTGCGTCGGATTTTTTCCCTTTACAGTTTTAGGGGAAAAAAACTATAGGGGCGGTGTACCTATAcccatttctttattttttttaatttgtatccattttttaaataacttcggcatcctttctcctcctccttctcctctttcgttttctttcttcctctttcttaGCTGATGTTGGTGCTGCTATAAAACTTCAATTCATGGGATGATTGTCATAAGTATGTTtctcagattatttaaaaataaattataaataattacgtaagttagtagacaataatttgtgaatatttccacgtaattctgttcttttcacgtttattgtttcaaaatttatgatttatatACTGTTGACAATCTGATTATTTTATAGTAGTAATACACTACGAAAGAATAaggtgattatttatctagtatgttagaaagctttttcaaaaacttcagcttatatagtgctgaagtttttacaaatgaactaaataatttcagcatcttctgctaaagttttttaaaaaactttacgacaaaactaatgaatccatgacaaaaaactttagcttatttagtgctgaagtttttacaaatgaactaaataacttcagcatcttctgctgaagtttttgaaaaagcttatccaagacaaaaaaacttcagcttatttagtgctgaagtttttataaatgaactaaataacttcagcatcttctgccgaaatttttgaaaaagcttaatgacaaaactaatgaatccaggacaaaaaaacttcagcttatttagtgcaattacgaacaaaaacttaagcaaatagagaacaaaacttcaactactatgcttaagttcagcaattacaaacaaaaacttcagcaaaatagagaacaaaacttcagctacgatgcttaagttcaacaattacaaacaaaaacttcaacacacttggttcagcacatttgctacttcaggcccgtctactaaaatgctgaagttttgcgtgattgccttcactacttcagccccgtatgctgaagttacgcgaaaaaatGGGGTAcgtttgtaattttttttgcaaagcgggcacaagttaaaatattacccaaaaagcgggtatagatgcaaatgccccataGCTCTACTACTGTGTTTAGTCCGGAGATAATTTTCCACTTTTGATCCCTCAATTTTATGTTGTTTCTGTTTTTAGCTCCAACTTTCCGTTGTTAGCAATTTCTCGTCTTGTGGTTTAAATAACTACCTCGTCCTAAATATtggtaattttcttttaatttcttcgaAAATGTTAATTCACTTTCAGTTCTAATGTAGTATGTCTTTTGTATTTCTCTAAGAGATTACTAGTATTAGTATCCTTGTGAGTAGTACTAGTATTAAATAACTACCTTGTCCTAAATATTGGTATTGCTTCTGTTTGTAATGGAAATAATTTGAATTGACTAAT
Proteins encoded in this region:
- the LOC107781079 gene encoding uncharacterized protein LOC107781079 isoform X2; this encodes MDEIAPYYHYPYYQAPPPAAPPPPPGTTFHAPPPPVVVQPLPLPQYHHLHQPPIPAYAPSPIYPQHSYDDVRTLFIAGLPEDVKPREIYNLFREFPGYESSHLRSQISSNSQPFAFAVFTDQNSALTAMYELNGMVFDFEKDSKLYIELAKSNSRSKRLRTDDGRPVSEKRIKGSAAISRDGGSGVGSVHMPGMGNSAYNTIGYPPTQSQGKFGGRGVNQAASKTAADPCPTIFVANLGQSCNEQELIQVFSRCRGFLKLKMQGTYGAPVAFVDFQDTACSTEALGRLQGTVLYSSTSGEGMRLEYAKSRMGMRSKKSR
- the LOC107781079 gene encoding uncharacterized protein LOC107781079 isoform X1, which codes for MDEIAPYYHYPYYQAPPPAAPPPPPGTTFHAPPPPVVVQPLPLPQYHHLHQPPIPAYAPSPIYPQHSYDDVRTLFIAGLPEDVKPREIYNLFREFPGYESSHLRSQISSNSQPFAFAVFTDQNSALTAMYELNGMVFDFEKDSKLYIELAKSNSRSKRLRTDDGRPVSEKRIKGSAAISRDGGSAGVGSVHMPGMGNSAYNTIGYPPTQSQGKFGGRGVNQAASKTAADPCPTIFVANLGQSCNEQELIQVFSRCRGFLKLKMQGTYGAPVAFVDFQDTACSTEALGRLQGTVLYSSTSGEGMRLEYAKSRMGMRSKKSR